The Prochlorococcus marinus str. MIT 9301 genome window below encodes:
- a CDS encoding prephenate/arogenate dehydrogenase produces MKIGIVGLGLIGGSLGLKLQSLNHTIYGIANNEFNEKKAKDKKLANYVSCDLSLLKKCELIILALPIKDLINPSQRLVASIPQETILTDVGSVKEPIVNTWENLHPLFIGSHPMAGTERKGVDSGFEGLFKNSKWIITPTQNSDLNAVRTISKLITSMDCEICQASPKEHDEAVSLISHLPIFVASALIQTAHTNNNQSLLDLKQKLAATGFADTSRVGGGNEQLGLDLAINNQINVLNAINNFKNNLNILESLIKEKNWELLSSKLAEAKEIRKNFIN; encoded by the coding sequence ATGAAAATTGGAATAGTAGGATTAGGGTTAATTGGCGGTTCTTTAGGATTAAAACTCCAAAGTCTAAACCATACAATTTATGGAATAGCAAATAATGAATTTAATGAAAAAAAAGCTAAAGATAAAAAACTTGCAAATTATGTTAGCTGTGATCTGAGCTTATTAAAAAAATGTGAGCTAATAATTTTGGCATTGCCTATCAAAGATTTGATCAATCCTTCACAACGATTAGTAGCATCAATACCACAGGAGACAATACTAACTGATGTAGGCTCTGTTAAAGAACCAATTGTAAATACATGGGAAAATTTACATCCTCTATTTATTGGATCTCATCCAATGGCAGGAACAGAAAGAAAAGGAGTTGATTCAGGTTTTGAAGGTCTTTTCAAAAATTCAAAATGGATTATTACCCCAACACAAAATAGTGATTTAAATGCAGTCAGAACCATTTCCAAGCTAATAACTTCAATGGATTGTGAAATTTGCCAAGCTTCGCCAAAAGAGCATGATGAAGCAGTATCTCTAATTTCTCATTTACCTATATTTGTAGCTTCTGCCTTAATTCAAACTGCGCATACAAACAATAATCAATCTTTATTAGATCTCAAACAGAAACTGGCTGCTACAGGGTTTGCTGATACTTCCAGAGTTGGCGGCGGTAATGAACAACTTGGTTTAGATTTAGCTATTAATAATCAGATTAATGTCTTAAATGCCATAAATAATTTTAAAAATAATCTCAATATACTAGAGTCTCTTATTAAAGAAAAAAATTGGGAGTTACTTTCTAGCAAACTTGCTGAAGCAAAAGAAATCAGAAAAAATTTTATAAACTAA
- the crtD gene encoding C-3',4' desaturase CrtD — protein sequence MRNSEVIVVGAGIAGLTSAAILSKQGLSVNLIESHTQSGGCAGTFKRKNYIFDVGATQVAGLEKGGIHSRIFNFLDIPSPEATILDPACIVDLNDGGKPIPIWYEKSKWIAEQEMQFPGSGKFWKLCALIHQSNWIFANNNPVLPVSNFWDFSQLLKALVPSNLVTGILLKSTIFDLLRICGLSNNERLIKFLNLQLKLYSQEDVHNTAALYGSTVLQMCQQPHGLWHLKKSMQSLSESLESSLRKTEANLIFGQKVNSINFDEENMCWKVSANSKKKSFIYQAKDLIYTAPPQSLLNHLKDPLKRKKKYQNRINNLPDPSGAVVFYSALKREHIKKTFSNHYQFVSKEFTSVFVSISDDGDGRAPNGEVTLIASIFTKTKNWFDLDKQTYLKKKNDFMKKLSLELESQFDIDPENWLHRELATPLGFEKWTNRPNGIVGGLGQNPDIFGLFGLSSRTPFEGLWLCGDSIYPGEGTAGVSQSALMVSRQILASRGIKNFSL from the coding sequence ATGAGAAATTCCGAAGTTATTGTTGTTGGCGCGGGTATAGCAGGATTAACTTCTGCTGCGATTTTATCAAAACAAGGTTTATCAGTTAATTTAATCGAATCTCATACTCAATCAGGAGGATGTGCAGGTACTTTCAAAAGAAAAAATTATATTTTTGATGTTGGTGCAACTCAAGTTGCGGGTTTAGAGAAAGGAGGAATACATTCGAGAATTTTTAATTTTTTAGATATTCCATCTCCTGAAGCGACAATTTTAGATCCTGCTTGCATAGTTGATTTAAATGATGGAGGTAAGCCCATACCTATTTGGTATGAAAAAAGTAAATGGATTGCTGAACAAGAAATGCAGTTTCCAGGGAGTGGTAAATTTTGGAAGCTTTGTGCTCTCATTCATCAAAGTAATTGGATATTTGCCAACAATAATCCTGTATTACCAGTAAGTAATTTTTGGGATTTTTCTCAACTTCTTAAAGCACTAGTACCGTCGAATCTCGTCACAGGTATCTTACTAAAATCAACTATTTTTGATTTGTTGCGAATATGTGGATTATCCAATAATGAGCGCTTGATAAAATTCTTAAATCTTCAATTAAAACTTTATTCTCAAGAGGACGTTCATAATACAGCCGCATTATATGGATCTACTGTTCTTCAAATGTGTCAACAGCCACATGGTCTGTGGCATCTTAAAAAATCTATGCAGTCTTTAAGTGAATCATTAGAAAGTTCATTGAGGAAAACTGAAGCTAATCTAATTTTTGGACAAAAAGTTAATTCTATAAATTTTGATGAGGAAAATATGTGTTGGAAAGTATCTGCTAATTCGAAAAAAAAATCTTTTATTTACCAAGCAAAAGATTTGATTTATACCGCGCCTCCACAATCTTTGCTCAATCATTTGAAAGATCCTTTAAAAAGAAAAAAGAAGTATCAAAATCGAATCAATAATTTGCCTGATCCAAGTGGAGCTGTAGTTTTTTATTCAGCATTAAAAAGAGAACATATTAAAAAAACTTTCTCCAATCATTATCAATTTGTGTCCAAAGAATTTACTTCGGTATTTGTATCTATTAGTGATGATGGTGATGGAAGAGCACCTAATGGTGAGGTTACTTTAATCGCGAGTATCTTTACCAAGACTAAAAATTGGTTTGATCTAGATAAACAAACTTATTTAAAAAAGAAAAATGATTTCATGAAAAAATTATCGCTTGAATTGGAAAGTCAATTTGATATTGATCCTGAAAATTGGCTACATAGGGAATTAGCAACTCCATTGGGATTTGAAAAATGGACAAATAGACCTAATGGAATAGTAGGTGGGCTTGGCCAGAATCCTGATATTTTTGGTTTATTTGGACTATCAAGTAGGACACCTTTTGAAGGTTTATGGCTATGTGGAGATTCGATTTATCCTGGAGAGGGCACTGCAGGTGTTAGTCAGTCTGCATTAATGGTTTCAAGGCAAATTTTAGCTTCTAGAGGTATAAAAAATTTTAGTTTATAA
- a CDS encoding fructosamine kinase family protein — MQKLSPIEVNEICDELGETYPKSIEQVHGGDIHSAWQIEFSNRKLFLKKNIRNKKFLEFEKYCLQNLRKFINQENLVVPEVIAYKNIKNVEILLIEWIDMHNSDQKKLGKGLGEMHLKSAESNPKMFGSPVEGFIGTTDQKKGWKDNWIDCFLNLRIIPQLLLLESTILDKETINKVQDKIKSELLNHKPINSLVHGDLWSGNVGTEKNGKGVIFDPASWWADNEVDLAMTKLFGGFRKEFYEEYHRILPIKNGFEKRIIIYNFYHILNHANMFGGGYLKQVKDYVKAILNM, encoded by the coding sequence ATGCAAAAATTATCACCCATTGAAGTTAACGAAATTTGTGATGAATTAGGTGAAACCTATCCAAAAAGTATTGAACAAGTACATGGAGGTGACATTCATAGTGCCTGGCAAATAGAATTCTCAAACAGAAAGTTATTCCTTAAAAAAAATATTAGAAACAAAAAATTTCTTGAATTTGAAAAATATTGCCTTCAAAATTTGAGAAAGTTTATTAATCAAGAAAACTTAGTTGTTCCTGAAGTTATTGCATATAAAAATATTAAAAATGTAGAAATTCTCTTAATTGAATGGATAGATATGCATAACTCTGACCAAAAAAAGCTTGGAAAAGGTTTGGGTGAAATGCACCTAAAATCAGCTGAATCTAATCCCAAAATGTTTGGGTCTCCAGTTGAGGGTTTTATCGGAACAACAGATCAGAAAAAAGGCTGGAAAGATAATTGGATAGATTGTTTTTTAAACTTAAGAATAATACCTCAATTATTACTTCTTGAATCGACGATTTTAGATAAAGAAACTATAAATAAAGTTCAAGATAAAATTAAATCAGAATTACTTAATCATAAACCAATAAATTCTCTAGTTCATGGTGATTTATGGTCAGGAAATGTAGGAACAGAAAAAAATGGTAAGGGAGTTATCTTTGACCCTGCATCTTGGTGGGCAGATAATGAGGTAGATTTAGCTATGACGAAGCTATTTGGAGGTTTTAGAAAAGAATTTTATGAAGAATATCATAGAATTCTTCCTATAAAAAACGGATTTGAAAAAAGAATTATTATTTATAATTTTTACCACATATTGAATCATGCCAATATGTTTGGAGGAGGGTATTTAAAGCAAGTTAAAGATTACGTAAAAGCAATACTAAATATGTAA
- a CDS encoding CAAD domain-containing protein yields MSDNTPESNQDSGSDTSSETKSFSEKYSDVMGKVNETLGNVDWTQMGKYGKAAGIIAVVVIAQIIIKVVIDTINFFPILPGLLELLGVIVVGQWSWQNLRTSENREAVLDKLQNLKKTYLG; encoded by the coding sequence ATGAGTGATAACACTCCAGAGTCAAATCAAGACTCCGGCTCCGATACAAGCTCAGAAACCAAAAGCTTTTCAGAGAAGTACTCTGATGTTATGGGAAAAGTCAATGAAACCCTTGGTAATGTTGATTGGACTCAAATGGGTAAGTATGGCAAGGCGGCAGGCATAATAGCTGTTGTCGTAATTGCTCAGATAATAATAAAAGTTGTCATTGACACGATAAACTTTTTCCCAATTCTCCCTGGTTTACTAGAATTATTAGGCGTCATTGTTGTTGGTCAGTGGAGCTGGCAAAATCTTCGTACCAGTGAAAATCGTGAAGCTGTTTTGGATAAGCTACAAAATCTTAAAAAGACATATTTAGGTTAG
- the moeB gene encoding molybdopterin-synthase adenylyltransferase MoeB, translating to MSNDIKFNFLSSDEEERYQKHLTLKEIGYEGQLNLKNSSVLCIGAGGLGSSVLLYLAATGIGRIGIVDNDQVEKSNLQRQIIHETKTIGNLKIDSAKERIKKLNPNCEILTFPERINPKNALELINKFDVICDCSDNFSTRYLINDSCLILNKPLVFGSVQGFEGQVSVFNLYKNSPNLRDLLPESPSKNAAPSCAEYGVVGVSTGLIGILQVNEIIKIILKKGETLDGKILIFDLLKMNIKKLTLKSDQLNKRIKNLSQNEDFYNSDEYCEKNNEINTINANDFNNLYKAKRNKILLIDVRENEEFSTSAIEGSISIPLRHLDQNSDLKFIQKESLGKEVFTICKSGKRSEEASRILSKFKIQSRSIEGGIEKVRKILCN from the coding sequence ATGTCCAACGATATCAAATTTAACTTCTTAAGCTCTGATGAAGAAGAAAGATATCAAAAACATTTAACCCTTAAAGAAATAGGTTATGAGGGTCAACTAAATCTTAAAAACAGCTCAGTATTATGCATTGGAGCAGGTGGACTTGGGTCTTCGGTTTTGCTTTATCTTGCCGCAACAGGAATTGGGAGGATTGGAATCGTAGATAACGATCAAGTCGAAAAGTCTAATCTCCAGAGACAGATAATTCATGAAACAAAAACTATTGGCAATCTGAAAATTGATTCTGCCAAGGAAAGAATTAAAAAATTGAATCCTAATTGTGAAATATTAACCTTTCCAGAAAGAATTAATCCTAAAAATGCCCTTGAATTAATAAATAAGTTTGATGTTATTTGTGATTGCTCGGATAACTTTAGTACAAGATATTTGATAAATGATTCATGTCTGATATTAAATAAACCCCTTGTATTTGGAAGTGTACAAGGCTTCGAAGGACAAGTAAGTGTTTTCAATTTATACAAAAATAGTCCTAATTTAAGAGACTTACTTCCAGAATCACCTTCAAAAAATGCTGCCCCTAGTTGTGCAGAATACGGCGTTGTAGGCGTTTCAACAGGTTTAATAGGAATTCTTCAGGTTAATGAAATAATCAAAATCATTTTGAAAAAAGGTGAAACTTTGGATGGGAAAATTTTAATTTTTGATCTATTAAAGATGAATATAAAAAAATTAACTCTTAAAAGTGATCAGTTAAATAAACGAATTAAAAATCTGTCTCAAAATGAGGACTTCTATAATAGCGATGAATATTGTGAAAAAAATAATGAAATTAATACTATTAATGCTAATGACTTTAATAATTTATATAAAGCAAAACGCAACAAAATTCTTTTAATTGATGTTAGAGAAAATGAAGAATTTTCTACTTCTGCAATAGAGGGATCTATATCAATTCCCTTAAGGCATTTGGACCAAAATTCTGACTTAAAATTTATTCAGAAAGAAAGTTTAGGCAAAGAGGTTTTCACTATATGTAAATCGGGGAAACGTTCTGAAGAAGCATCAAGAATCTTGTCTAAATTCAAAATTCAGTCAAGATCTATTGAAGGCGGCATTGAAAAGGTAAGAAAAATATTGTGCAACTAA
- a CDS encoding cob(I)yrinic acid a,c-diamide adenosyltransferase, translated as MANTSRNRGIGIVTASDSQERSKGQLHIYDGEGKGKSQAALGVVLRTIGLGICEKRQSRVLLLRFLKGPERPYDEDSAIEALQRGFPHLIDHVRTGRSEFFTADQVTKFDVGEAERGWNIAKGAIASSLYSVVVLDELNPVLDLGMLNINEVVESLQNRPDGLEIIITGRAAPSALVRISQLHSEMRPRLTGNLSTQTRQSSSSGGIEIYTGEGKGKSTSALGKALQAIGKGISQDKSHRVLILQWLKGGNGYTEDAAIEALRESYPHLVDHLRSGRDAIVWRGQQQPIDYVEAERAWEIAKAAILSGLYKTIILDELNPTVDLELLPVESIHQTLLKKPADTEVVITGRCKNEPSYFDLADVYSEMVCHKHYANVGVDLKRGVDY; from the coding sequence TTGGCGAATACGAGTAGAAATAGAGGAATTGGCATTGTCACTGCAAGTGACAGTCAGGAAAGATCAAAAGGTCAATTACATATTTATGATGGAGAGGGTAAGGGAAAAAGTCAGGCTGCTTTGGGAGTAGTTCTCAGAACAATAGGATTAGGTATATGCGAAAAAAGACAGTCAAGAGTTTTACTTCTAAGATTTTTAAAAGGTCCTGAGAGGCCATACGACGAGGATTCGGCTATAGAGGCTTTGCAAAGAGGCTTTCCACACTTAATTGACCATGTTAGGACAGGAAGATCTGAATTTTTTACTGCTGACCAAGTCACAAAGTTTGATGTTGGTGAGGCTGAGAGAGGTTGGAATATCGCTAAAGGAGCAATTGCTAGTTCTCTTTATTCTGTTGTTGTACTAGATGAGTTGAATCCAGTTCTTGATTTAGGAATGCTTAATATCAATGAAGTAGTTGAGTCTCTTCAAAATCGTCCAGATGGATTAGAAATAATTATTACTGGAAGGGCAGCCCCTTCCGCTTTGGTAAGAATATCCCAACTCCATTCAGAAATGAGACCACGTTTGACAGGAAACTTATCAACACAAACCAGACAAAGTAGTTCTAGTGGTGGAATTGAGATTTATACAGGTGAAGGAAAGGGTAAATCCACAAGTGCACTTGGTAAGGCTCTTCAAGCTATCGGTAAAGGAATATCTCAAGATAAAAGTCATAGAGTTTTAATACTACAGTGGTTAAAAGGTGGGAATGGTTATACCGAAGATGCTGCCATAGAAGCTTTGAGAGAGAGTTACCCTCATTTAGTAGATCATTTGCGTTCAGGCAGAGATGCTATCGTCTGGAGAGGGCAGCAACAACCGATTGATTATGTTGAGGCTGAAAGAGCATGGGAAATTGCTAAAGCTGCTATTTTGTCTGGGTTGTATAAAACAATCATATTAGATGAATTGAATCCAACAGTTGATTTAGAGTTGCTACCTGTTGAATCGATACATCAAACACTCTTAAAAAAACCAGCAGACACAGAAGTTGTTATTACTGGGAGATGTAAAAATGAACCTTCATATTTTGATCTTGCTGATGTCTACTCTGAAATGGTTTGTCATAAGCATTATGCAAATGTTGGAGTTGATTTGAAAAGAGGTGTAGATTACTAA
- the larE gene encoding ATP-dependent sacrificial sulfur transferase LarE, with protein sequence MFNQLEILSDEQSEKLYTIRRYIKNLDSVCIAYSGGVDSTLVASLAFEQLGSKAIAITGVSPALANTLREEARRQAKWIGVKHLEIKTSELDQSSYSKNPKDRCFACKKELHKHTTYLSKKLNYKIVLDGVNLDDLKDYRPGMQASKQAGVISPLAKFKVSKQDIRDISRALGFPWWDKPAQPCLSSRFPYGHEITNERLKMVEKAEEYLKDCGLSEVRVRCQGLTARIEIPKDELKHFFTKYNFSELVQYFSNLGFNCTSLDLEGLVSGKLNR encoded by the coding sequence ATGTTCAATCAACTAGAAATTCTCTCTGATGAACAAAGTGAAAAGCTTTATACAATTAGAAGATACATTAAGAATCTTGATAGTGTTTGTATTGCTTATTCCGGAGGAGTTGACAGTACATTAGTAGCATCATTAGCATTCGAGCAATTAGGCAGCAAAGCAATTGCTATAACTGGTGTTTCTCCTGCGTTAGCCAATACTCTTCGTGAAGAAGCAAGGAGGCAAGCAAAATGGATTGGAGTAAAGCATTTAGAAATTAAAACATCTGAATTGGACCAATCAAGTTATAGTAAAAATCCTAAGGATAGGTGCTTTGCATGCAAAAAAGAGCTTCACAAACATACAACCTACCTCTCTAAAAAACTTAATTACAAGATTGTTTTAGATGGAGTCAATTTGGATGATCTTAAAGATTACAGACCAGGTATGCAAGCCTCAAAACAAGCAGGAGTTATCTCTCCCCTTGCAAAATTTAAAGTTTCAAAACAAGACATTAGGGATATATCAAGAGCATTGGGTTTTCCTTGGTGGGATAAACCTGCTCAACCTTGCTTATCATCAAGATTTCCTTATGGCCATGAAATAACTAATGAAAGGCTAAAAATGGTTGAAAAAGCAGAAGAATATCTTAAAGACTGTGGATTATCGGAGGTTAGAGTTAGATGCCAAGGCTTAACTGCAAGAATAGAAATTCCCAAAGATGAATTAAAGCATTTTTTTACCAAATATAATTTTAGTGAGTTAGTTCAATATTTTTCTAATTTAGGATTTAATTGCACAAGTTTAGATCTTGAGGGACTAGTAAGCGGAAAATTAAATAGGTAA
- the speD gene encoding adenosylmethionine decarboxylase has product MEIYKKSQILSSLSNEQKLSHQSKHLLLELYRCDREKLNDESFLRCILNRAAKLANATILNLISNKFEPHGVTAIALLAESHISIHTWPESNYSAVDIFTCGKNMMPELASQYLIESLMAKEHSLRVIERNPPSAVSKQIRTVV; this is encoded by the coding sequence ATGGAAATCTACAAAAAAAGTCAAATTTTAAGTTCGTTAAGTAATGAGCAAAAATTAAGTCATCAAAGTAAACACCTTTTGTTGGAACTTTATAGATGCGATCGCGAAAAATTAAATGATGAATCCTTTTTACGATGTATTTTAAATAGAGCTGCTAAATTGGCAAATGCAACCATTTTGAATTTGATTAGTAATAAATTTGAGCCTCATGGGGTTACTGCAATTGCATTACTGGCAGAATCTCATATTTCAATACATACTTGGCCTGAATCTAATTATTCGGCAGTCGATATTTTTACATGTGGTAAAAATATGATGCCTGAACTGGCTAGTCAATATTTAATTGAATCTTTGATGGCTAAAGAACATTCTTTGCGTGTCATTGAGCGAAATCCACCTTCAGCAGTCTCTAAACAGATCAGAACAGTTGTTTGA
- the recF gene encoding DNA replication/repair protein RecF (All proteins in this family for which functions are known are DNA-binding proteins that assist the filamentation of RecA onto DNA for the initiation of recombination or recombinational repair.): MFLNKLKIKNFRNHKSFEIDLKEQRAIVLGCNGVGKSNLLESIEFLSQLKSNRALSDKDLIENDSDLAVVIGQINFKDDLKLNLFRKGPKRIYVNESILKKQSEIKNYIRSVCFCSNDIDIVRSEPSYRRTWIDKVVSQLEPVYLDLISRFNRLLKQRSHFWRSESFLKTQSTDIVESFDIQMSIISTRIFRRRRRALLKIKPYVEYWHNHLSKSQEQIDINYLSGIQNISPEEEEEEVISKKIADQLLNQRSIEALTGKCNFGPHRDDIEFLINNVSVRKYGSSGQQRTFILALKMAELDLLNKTLNIPPILILDDVLAELDLTRQNLLLNSVGKDSQCFISATHLDKFNQSFIGSSQMIHL; encoded by the coding sequence ATTTTTTTAAATAAATTAAAAATTAAAAATTTTCGAAACCATAAAAGTTTTGAAATTGATCTAAAAGAACAAAGAGCAATTGTTCTTGGCTGCAATGGTGTTGGCAAGTCAAATTTACTTGAATCCATAGAATTTTTAAGTCAATTAAAATCTAATAGAGCACTAAGCGATAAAGATTTAATAGAGAACGACAGTGATCTGGCTGTAGTTATAGGACAGATAAATTTTAAAGACGATTTAAAGTTAAATTTATTCCGAAAAGGCCCTAAAAGAATTTATGTAAATGAATCAATCTTGAAAAAACAAAGTGAAATAAAGAACTATATCCGAAGTGTATGTTTCTGTTCTAATGATATAGATATCGTTAGAAGTGAGCCCAGTTATCGAAGAACGTGGATTGATAAAGTCGTATCTCAGCTTGAACCAGTATATTTAGACCTGATAAGTAGATTTAACAGGCTTTTAAAACAAAGAAGTCATTTTTGGCGTTCAGAAAGTTTCTTAAAAACCCAATCCACAGATATTGTTGAAAGCTTTGATATTCAAATGTCAATAATTAGTACAAGAATTTTTAGGCGTAGAAGAAGAGCTTTATTAAAAATAAAACCATATGTTGAATATTGGCATAATCATCTAAGCAAATCTCAAGAGCAAATAGACATAAATTATCTTTCGGGGATACAAAATATAAGTCCAGAAGAAGAAGAAGAAGAAGTTATTAGTAAAAAAATAGCAGATCAACTCTTAAATCAGCGTTCAATAGAAGCATTGACTGGTAAATGTAATTTTGGACCACATCGTGATGATATTGAGTTTCTAATCAATAATGTTTCAGTTAGAAAATATGGTTCCTCAGGACAGCAAAGGACTTTTATCTTGGCTTTAAAGATGGCTGAACTCGATTTATTGAATAAAACATTAAATATTCCTCCAATACTGATATTGGACGATGTCTTAGCTGAATTAGATTTAACTAGGCAAAATTTGTTATTAAATTCTGTTGGTAAAGATAGTCAATGTTTTATAAGTGCGACACATTTAGATAAATTCAATCAGTCTTTCATAGGCTCTTCACAAATGATTCATTTATAA